The Humulus lupulus chromosome 4, drHumLupu1.1, whole genome shotgun sequence genome has a window encoding:
- the LOC133832301 gene encoding uncharacterized mitochondrial protein AtMg00820-like, which translates to MDEEKQSEEDNEEATQSPWQTGVHQRVADDACDIQPEEVSPQPRRSTRARKSNRKYANAAVAEEEKFRKLDTYEEASQNIKWIEAMKEEISALEKNQTWELVEKPKEVKLISWKWVYKVKTHPDGSIERYKFQLVARGFSQQYGLDSDETFNLVAKITTIRVMLALAACKDWRL; encoded by the coding sequence ATGGATGAAGAAAAACAAAGTGAGGAAGACAACGAAGAGGCAACACAAAGTCCCTGGCAAACAGGAGTGCATCAAAGAGTGGCAGACGATGCATGTGATATTCAACCTGAAGAAGTAAGCCCACAACCTCGAAGATCAACAAGAGCACGGAAGTCAAATCGTAAGTATGCCAATGCTGCTGTAGCTGAAGAAGAAAAGTTCAGAAAACTAGATACATATGAAGAAGCATCCCAGAATATCAAATGGATAGAAGCTATGAAAGAAGAGATAAGTGCACTGGAGAAGAATCAAACATGGGAGTTGGTGGAAAAGCCAAAGGAAGTAAAACTCATTTCCTGGAAATGGGTATACAAGGTAAAAACTCATCCTGATGGATCGATTGAGAGATATAAATTCCAGTTAGTAGCTCGTGGATTCTCTCAACAGTATGGGCTAGACTCTGATGAGACGTTCAACCTAGTTGCCAAGATTACAACAATACGAGTCATGCTGGCGCTTGCAGCATGTAAAGACTGGAGACTATGA